Proteins encoded by one window of Streptomyces sp. ALI-76-A:
- a CDS encoding NUDIX hydrolase codes for MQWTKQDEQTVYENRWFTVNLADVELPDGRHLDHFLIRLRPVAVATVVNESNEVLLLWRHRFITDSWGWELAAGVVEDGEDIARAAARELEEETGWRPGPLRHLMSVEPSNGLTDARHHIFWADRGEYIGHPVDDFESERREWVPLKLVPDMVARGEVPAANMAAALLLLHHLRLGQDALP; via the coding sequence GTGCAGTGGACGAAGCAGGACGAACAAACTGTGTATGAAAACCGCTGGTTCACCGTCAACCTGGCAGACGTGGAGCTGCCCGACGGCCGGCACCTGGACCATTTCCTCATACGGCTGCGGCCCGTCGCCGTGGCCACGGTGGTGAACGAGAGCAACGAGGTGCTCCTGCTGTGGCGCCACCGCTTCATCACCGACAGCTGGGGGTGGGAACTGGCGGCGGGCGTCGTCGAGGACGGCGAGGACATCGCGCGCGCGGCCGCCAGGGAACTCGAGGAGGAGACCGGCTGGCGGCCGGGACCCCTGCGCCACCTGATGAGCGTGGAGCCGTCCAACGGCCTCACCGACGCCCGGCACCACATCTTCTGGGCGGACAGGGGCGAGTACATCGGGCACCCCGTGGACGACTTCGAGTCGGAGCGCCGGGAATGGGTCCCCCTCAAGCTCGTTCCCGACATGGTCGCCCGCGGTGAGGTCCCGGCCGCCAACATGGCGGCCGCGTTACTGCTGCTGCACCACCTCAGGCTCGGTCAGGACGCCCTGCCCTGA
- a CDS encoding transcriptional regulator, with amino-acid sequence MQPNTLLDAILDEAGISHAGLAAHVNQAGRARGLALRYEHTAVARWLKGQRPRGQVPDLICEVLAARLRRPVTLDDIGLGVPGEPATAHGTSLSGFVERATALWRCDEQQRPHVLGAPAVTGTPAVMPVWEWENPPEDVDVSRGGRHQVTSADIEMLRAARAHYEQMYRKAGGIATRSRIVGFLNAEAAPLLRGSYTDQTGRQLHRATGGLVAVAGICAYDSDAHGLAQRYFHQALRLAKASGDRGLGAYVIALLVNQSLFMREYRQAVAFAEAALRAAGTHITPALASDLYAMQAKAYAHLGDGTSALSCIRRAEQAAERIRRGHEPDETGYVQPGLVNVQVAEALLSLGELAAARVHAAAAVDNPAHDRGRVHRLAMLSTIELRRGNADKAVAIAVQMAEQARGMESQRLRDRLRAVRDHLVRSGCAGTTEAAELIDGALRVPL; translated from the coding sequence ATGCAGCCCAACACTCTGCTCGACGCGATCCTGGACGAAGCCGGGATCTCGCACGCGGGCCTCGCCGCCCATGTGAACCAGGCGGGCCGGGCCCGCGGCCTCGCCCTCCGCTACGAACACACCGCCGTGGCACGGTGGTTGAAGGGGCAGCGCCCCCGGGGCCAGGTGCCCGACCTGATCTGCGAGGTGCTCGCCGCCCGGCTGCGACGCCCCGTCACCCTCGACGACATCGGCCTCGGTGTCCCCGGCGAACCCGCCACCGCGCACGGCACCTCCCTGTCCGGCTTCGTCGAGCGGGCCACCGCCCTGTGGCGCTGTGACGAGCAGCAGCGCCCGCACGTCCTGGGCGCGCCCGCGGTCACCGGGACGCCCGCCGTGATGCCCGTGTGGGAGTGGGAGAACCCGCCCGAGGACGTCGACGTCTCGCGCGGCGGCCGGCATCAGGTCACCTCCGCGGACATCGAGATGCTTCGGGCGGCCCGCGCCCACTACGAGCAGATGTACCGCAAGGCCGGCGGCATCGCGACCCGCTCCCGGATCGTCGGCTTCCTGAACGCCGAGGCCGCCCCGCTGCTGCGCGGCAGCTACACCGACCAGACGGGCCGCCAACTGCACCGCGCCACCGGCGGGTTGGTCGCGGTGGCCGGGATCTGCGCCTACGACTCCGACGCGCACGGGCTCGCCCAGCGCTACTTCCACCAGGCCCTCCGGCTGGCGAAGGCCAGCGGGGACCGGGGGCTGGGCGCCTATGTGATCGCGCTGCTGGTCAACCAGTCGCTGTTCATGCGGGAGTACCGGCAGGCGGTGGCCTTCGCGGAGGCCGCGCTGCGGGCCGCGGGCACGCACATCACTCCCGCGCTCGCGTCCGACCTGTACGCGATGCAGGCGAAGGCGTACGCCCACCTCGGCGACGGGACCAGCGCGCTGTCCTGCATCCGTCGGGCCGAGCAGGCCGCCGAACGCATCCGGCGCGGACACGAACCCGACGAGACCGGCTATGTCCAGCCGGGACTGGTCAACGTCCAGGTGGCGGAGGCGCTGCTCAGCCTCGGCGAACTGGCTGCGGCGCGGGTGCACGCGGCGGCGGCCGTGGACAACCCCGCCCACGACCGGGGGCGGGTGCACCGGCTGGCCATGCTCAGCACGATCGAGCTGCGTCGGGGCAACGCGGACAAGGCGGTGGCCATCGCGGTGCAGATGGCCGAACAGGCCCGGGGGATGGAGTCCCAGCGGCTGCGCGACAGACTCCGGGCGGTGCGCGACCACCTGGTGCGCAGCGGCTGTGCGGGCACGACCGAGGCGGCCGAACTCATCGACGGGGCACTGCGCGTACCGCTGTAG
- the pheT gene encoding phenylalanine--tRNA ligase subunit beta: MRVPLSWLREYVDLPATETGRDVQAKLVSAGLEVETVEHLGADLKGPLVVGQVLTIEELEGFKKPIRFCTVDVGQANGTGEPQEIVCGARNFAVGDKVVVVLPGATLPGGFSISARKTYGRTSHGMICSSDELGMGDDGTKGIIVLPPETEVGKDAIELLELVDEVLDIAVTANRGDCLSIRGVARETAIAYGLPLSDPALLDVPGPNAFGYPVRIADPIGCDRFTARTVTGLSPETRSPIWLRRRLQKVGMRPISLAVDVTNYVMTELGQPLHAYDRTLVQGTIGVRRAEPGEKLTTLDGVVRTLDAADLVIADDRGPIGLAGVMGGANTEIADHDDVENATSDIVIEAAHFDAVSIARTARRHRLSSEASRRFERGVDPQAAAAAAQRAVDLLVLLAGGTAEAGVTEVTAPSAPHTIALPADHPDKVAGVEYGREIVVRRLQEVGCDVYGQDELIVTVPSWRPDLRAPNDLAEEVIRLEGYENLPSTLPRPPAGRGLTHRQRLHRRVGRALAGAGYVEAPNYPFVSEQVFDQLGLAADDPARRVVRLTNPLSDEEPALRTTLLPGLLAALRRNDGRGSHDLALFETGLVFLPREERRVAVPLPVDRRPTDAEIAELDAALPDQPRHVAVVLAGAREQAGWWGRGRPADWADTVEAARAVAREAGAELVVRGGQYGPWHPGRCAELVVVADGDERVVGHAGELHPRVLKALGLPARTCAMELDLDALERVGDATVRAPGISAFPVATQDVALVVDRFVPHAEVEAALRAGAGELLEAIRLFDVYENAEQLGEGRKSLAYALRFRAPDRTLTVDEASAARDAAVALAGERTGAVLRG, from the coding sequence ATGCGCGTCCCGCTTTCCTGGCTGCGGGAGTACGTCGACCTGCCGGCGACCGAGACCGGCCGTGACGTCCAGGCCAAGCTCGTGTCCGCCGGCCTGGAGGTCGAGACGGTCGAGCACCTCGGCGCCGACCTCAAGGGCCCGCTCGTCGTGGGCCAGGTGCTGACCATCGAGGAGCTGGAGGGCTTCAAGAAGCCGATCCGCTTCTGCACGGTCGACGTCGGACAGGCCAACGGCACGGGCGAGCCGCAGGAGATCGTCTGCGGCGCCCGCAACTTCGCCGTCGGTGACAAGGTCGTCGTGGTGCTCCCCGGCGCCACCCTGCCGGGCGGCTTCTCCATCTCCGCGCGCAAGACGTACGGCAGGACCTCCCACGGCATGATCTGCTCCAGCGACGAGCTGGGCATGGGTGACGACGGCACCAAGGGCATCATCGTGCTGCCGCCGGAGACCGAGGTCGGCAAGGACGCCATCGAGCTGCTCGAACTGGTCGACGAGGTCCTGGACATCGCCGTCACCGCCAACCGCGGCGACTGCCTGTCCATCCGCGGCGTCGCCCGCGAGACCGCCATCGCCTACGGTCTGCCGCTCAGCGACCCGGCCCTGCTCGACGTGCCCGGCCCGAACGCCTTCGGCTACCCGGTCCGCATCGCCGACCCGATCGGCTGCGACCGCTTCACCGCCCGCACGGTCACCGGCCTGAGCCCCGAGACGCGCTCCCCGATCTGGCTCCGGCGCCGGTTGCAGAAGGTCGGCATGCGCCCGATCTCGCTCGCCGTCGACGTCACCAACTACGTGATGACGGAGCTGGGCCAGCCGCTGCACGCCTACGACCGCACCCTGGTCCAGGGCACCATCGGCGTCCGCCGCGCCGAGCCCGGCGAGAAGCTCACCACCCTGGACGGCGTGGTCCGCACGCTGGACGCCGCAGACCTGGTCATCGCCGACGACCGCGGCCCGATCGGTCTCGCCGGCGTGATGGGCGGCGCCAACACGGAGATCGCCGACCACGACGACGTCGAGAACGCCACGTCGGACATCGTGATCGAGGCGGCCCACTTCGACGCCGTCTCCATCGCGCGCACGGCCCGCCGGCACAGGCTGTCCTCGGAGGCGTCCCGCCGCTTCGAGCGCGGTGTCGACCCGCAGGCCGCCGCCGCGGCGGCGCAGCGCGCCGTCGACCTCCTGGTGCTGCTCGCGGGCGGCACCGCCGAGGCCGGGGTCACCGAGGTCACCGCCCCGTCCGCGCCGCACACCATCGCCCTCCCCGCCGACCACCCGGACAAGGTCGCGGGGGTCGAGTACGGCCGCGAGATCGTCGTACGCCGGTTGCAGGAGGTCGGCTGCGACGTGTACGGGCAGGACGAGCTGATCGTCACCGTGCCGTCCTGGCGGCCCGACCTGCGCGCCCCGAACGACCTGGCGGAGGAGGTCATCCGCCTCGAGGGCTACGAGAACCTGCCCTCCACGCTGCCCAGGCCCCCCGCGGGCCGCGGCCTCACCCACCGGCAGCGGCTGCACCGCCGCGTCGGCCGGGCGCTGGCCGGTGCCGGATACGTCGAGGCGCCGAACTACCCGTTCGTCAGCGAGCAGGTCTTCGACCAGCTCGGTCTCGCCGCCGACGACCCGGCCCGCCGGGTCGTCAGGCTGACCAACCCGTTGAGCGACGAGGAGCCCGCGCTGCGCACGACGCTGCTGCCGGGCCTGCTCGCCGCGCTGCGCCGCAACGACGGCCGGGGCTCGCACGACCTGGCGCTGTTCGAGACCGGCCTGGTCTTCCTCCCGCGCGAGGAGCGGCGCGTCGCCGTCCCGCTGCCCGTGGACCGGCGCCCGACCGACGCGGAGATCGCCGAACTCGACGCCGCGCTGCCGGACCAGCCGCGCCATGTCGCCGTCGTCCTCGCGGGCGCCCGCGAGCAGGCCGGCTGGTGGGGCAGGGGCCGTCCGGCCGACTGGGCCGACACGGTCGAGGCGGCGCGCGCGGTGGCCCGCGAGGCCGGTGCGGAGCTCGTCGTGCGCGGCGGGCAGTACGGGCCCTGGCACCCCGGCCGGTGCGCCGAGCTGGTGGTCGTCGCCGACGGGGACGAGCGGGTCGTGGGGCACGCCGGTGAGCTGCACCCGCGGGTGCTGAAGGCGCTCGGACTGCCCGCGCGTACCTGCGCCATGGAGCTCGACCTGGACGCGCTGGAGCGGGTGGGCGACGCGACGGTGCGGGCGCCGGGCATCTCCGCGTTCCCCGTCGCCACGCAGGATGTCGCCCTGGTGGTCGACAGGTTCGTCCCGCACGCCGAGGTGGAGGCCGCGCTGCGTGCGGGCGCGGGCGAACTGCTGGAGGCGATCCGGCTGTTCGACGTGTACGAGAACGCCGAGCAACTGGGCGAGGGCAGGAAGTCGTTGGCGTACGCGCTGCGCTTCCGCGCACCCGACCGGACGCTGACCGTGGACGAGGCGTCGGCGGCCCGGGACGCCGCGGTCGCCCTGGCGGGCGAGCGGACGGGCGCTGTCCTGAGGGGTTAG
- the pheS gene encoding phenylalanine--tRNA ligase subunit alpha — MSAPNKSYDPVEVEALKPEEIERMRDEALAAFTAADSLDALQEAKVAHTGGTSPLALANREIGALPPHAKAAAGKLVGQARGAVNKALAARQSELEAERDQRVLVEEAVDVTLPYDRVPAGARHPLTTLSERIEDIFVAMGYEVAEGPEVEAEWFTFDALNIGPDHPARTEHDTFFVEGPEGGTESGVVLRTHTSPVQIRSLLDRELPVYVICPGRVYRTDELDATHTPVFHQVELLAVDEGLTMADLKGTLDHMVQSLFGEGMKTRLRPNFFPFTEPSAEMDMVCYVCRGESVGNPDRPCRTCSSEGWIELGGCGMVNPKVLTACGVDPEKYSGFAFGFGIERMLMFRHNVEDMRDMVEGDVRFTRPFGMEI; from the coding sequence ATGTCGGCACCGAATAAGTCGTACGACCCAGTAGAGGTCGAGGCCTTGAAACCGGAAGAGATCGAGCGCATGCGGGACGAGGCGCTCGCCGCCTTCACCGCCGCGGACTCCCTCGACGCGCTCCAGGAGGCCAAGGTCGCCCACACCGGGGGCACCTCCCCGCTGGCCCTCGCCAACCGCGAGATCGGCGCCCTGCCCCCGCACGCCAAGGCCGCCGCCGGCAAGCTCGTCGGCCAGGCCCGCGGCGCCGTGAACAAGGCCCTCGCCGCCCGCCAGAGCGAGCTGGAGGCAGAGCGGGACCAGCGCGTGCTGGTCGAGGAGGCGGTGGATGTCACGCTGCCGTACGACCGCGTGCCGGCCGGCGCCCGCCACCCGCTCACCACGCTCTCGGAGCGCATCGAGGACATCTTCGTGGCCATGGGCTACGAGGTCGCCGAGGGCCCCGAGGTCGAGGCCGAGTGGTTCACCTTCGACGCGCTCAACATCGGCCCGGACCACCCGGCCCGCACCGAGCACGACACCTTCTTCGTCGAGGGTCCCGAGGGCGGCACCGAGTCCGGCGTCGTCCTGCGCACCCACACCTCGCCCGTGCAGATCCGCTCGCTGCTCGACCGCGAGCTGCCGGTGTACGTGATCTGCCCCGGCCGCGTGTACCGCACCGACGAGCTGGACGCCACCCACACGCCCGTCTTCCACCAGGTCGAGCTGCTCGCCGTGGACGAGGGCCTGACCATGGCCGACCTCAAGGGCACCCTGGACCACATGGTCCAGTCCCTGTTCGGCGAGGGCATGAAGACCCGGCTGCGGCCGAACTTCTTCCCGTTCACCGAGCCGTCCGCCGAGATGGACATGGTGTGCTACGTCTGCCGCGGCGAGTCCGTCGGCAACCCCGACCGGCCCTGCCGCACCTGCTCCAGCGAGGGCTGGATCGAGCTGGGCGGCTGCGGCATGGTCAACCCCAAGGTGCTGACCGCCTGCGGCGTCGACCCGGAGAAGTACAGCGGGTTCGCCTTCGGGTTCGGCATCGAGCGGATGCTGATGTTCCGCCACAACGTCGAAGACATGCGAGACATGGTCGAGGGTGACGTCCGGTTCACCCGGCCGTTCGGGATGGAGATCTGA
- a CDS encoding ATP-binding protein codes for MSVGTSSAPGARDVRQTPVSRPGDLAELGIDPDQLPDGLVVADEHGHVVCFNAAAERITAVPAAEALGQPLEKALPLEDLEGRRWWQLTDPYGGLAIRVGQPERNLLLPGGREVLVSARYVRGEPTGPVRRVVVSLRDTEARRRTERSHAELIATVAHELRSPLTSVKGFTATLLAKWERFTDDQKRLMLETVDADADRVTRLIAELLDISRIDSGRLEVRRQPVDMGAAVGRHVQAYVAAGLPADRFLLRLEQPLPALWADPDKIDQVLSNLLENAVRHGEGTVTIDITPTASPREDEDTGTSVTVSDEGAGIPEESMNRVFTRFWRGSKRGGTGLGLYIVKGIVEAHGGTITVGRAPGGGAEFRFTLPVSAPAYLT; via the coding sequence ATGAGCGTCGGCACGAGCAGCGCACCGGGAGCACGGGACGTGCGGCAGACGCCGGTCTCCCGGCCCGGTGACCTCGCCGAGCTCGGCATCGACCCCGACCAGCTGCCCGACGGACTGGTCGTCGCCGACGAGCACGGGCACGTCGTCTGCTTCAACGCCGCCGCCGAACGCATCACCGCCGTCCCCGCCGCCGAAGCCCTCGGACAACCGCTGGAGAAGGCGCTCCCGTTGGAAGACCTGGAGGGACGGCGCTGGTGGCAGCTGACCGACCCGTACGGCGGCCTCGCCATCCGGGTCGGCCAGCCCGAGCGGAACCTGCTGCTGCCCGGCGGGCGTGAGGTGCTGGTCTCCGCGCGGTACGTGCGCGGCGAACCCACCGGACCCGTCCGCCGTGTCGTCGTCTCGCTGCGGGACACCGAGGCCCGCCGCCGCACCGAACGCAGCCACGCCGAGCTGATCGCCACCGTCGCCCACGAACTGCGCTCCCCGCTCACCTCCGTCAAGGGCTTCACCGCCACCCTCCTCGCCAAGTGGGAGCGGTTCACCGACGACCAGAAGCGGCTGATGCTGGAGACCGTCGACGCGGACGCCGACCGGGTCACCCGGCTCATCGCCGAGCTGCTGGACATCTCCCGGATCGACTCCGGGCGGCTGGAGGTGCGCCGCCAGCCCGTCGACATGGGCGCCGCCGTGGGCCGGCACGTCCAGGCCTACGTCGCCGCCGGGCTGCCCGCCGACCGCTTCCTGCTGCGCCTGGAACAGCCGCTGCCCGCGCTGTGGGCGGACCCCGACAAGATCGACCAGGTGCTGAGCAACCTGCTGGAAAACGCGGTGCGGCACGGCGAGGGAACCGTCACCATTGACATCACGCCCACGGCGTCCCCCCGCGAGGACGAGGACACCGGCACGTCGGTCACGGTGAGCGACGAGGGCGCCGGCATCCCGGAGGAGTCCATGAACCGCGTCTTCACCCGCTTCTGGCGGGGCAGCAAGCGCGGTGGCACCGGCCTCGGGCTCTACATCGTCAAGGGCATCGTCGAGGCCCACGGCGGCACCATCACGGTCGGCCGCGCTCCCGGCGGCGGCGCCGAGTTCCGATTTACGTTGCCCGTGAGCGCTCCGGCCTACCTGACCTGA
- a CDS encoding RNA methyltransferase, producing the protein MAPATPELISPRSARVLAARRLARRNFRGKERLFLAEGPQAVREAAGHASTLVELFTTPDAAERYADIIGEARDAGARVHLADEQVIADISTTVTPQGLVGVCRFLDTPFEEILAARPRLVAVLANVRDPGNAGTVLRCADAAGAEAVVLTDASVDLYNPKAVRASVGSLFHLPVAVGVPVEQAVEGLKGTGVRILAADGAGAHDLDDELDRGTMGGPTAWIFGNEAWGLPEETRALADAVVRVPIHGKAESLNLATAAAVCLYASARAQRASGGCRTVTES; encoded by the coding sequence ATGGCCCCCGCCACCCCCGAGCTGATCTCCCCCCGTTCCGCCCGCGTCCTCGCCGCCCGGCGGCTGGCCAGACGGAACTTCCGGGGCAAGGAGCGGCTGTTCCTCGCGGAGGGGCCGCAGGCCGTGCGGGAGGCCGCCGGGCACGCGTCCACCCTCGTCGAGCTCTTCACCACGCCCGACGCCGCCGAGCGGTACGCCGACATCATCGGAGAGGCCCGCGACGCCGGGGCCCGGGTGCACCTGGCCGACGAGCAGGTGATCGCCGACATCTCGACCACCGTCACCCCGCAGGGCCTCGTCGGCGTCTGCCGGTTCCTCGACACCCCCTTCGAGGAGATCCTCGCGGCCCGGCCCCGGCTCGTCGCCGTCCTCGCGAACGTCCGGGACCCCGGGAACGCCGGCACCGTACTGCGGTGCGCGGACGCCGCCGGTGCCGAGGCCGTCGTCCTGACCGACGCCTCCGTCGACCTCTACAACCCCAAGGCCGTACGGGCCTCCGTGGGTTCGCTGTTCCACCTGCCCGTCGCCGTCGGTGTCCCCGTGGAGCAGGCGGTCGAGGGCCTGAAGGGGACCGGTGTGCGGATCCTCGCCGCCGACGGCGCCGGGGCGCACGACCTCGACGACGAGCTGGACCGGGGGACCATGGGCGGGCCGACCGCCTGGATCTTCGGCAACGAGGCCTGGGGGCTCCCGGAGGAGACCCGTGCCCTCGCGGACGCCGTGGTGCGCGTCCCGATCCACGGGAAGGCCGAGAGCCTGAACCTCGCCACCGCGGCCGCCGTATGTCTCTACGCGTCGGCCCGTGCACAGCGCGCCTCCGGAGGGTGCCGCACCGTCACCGAGAGCTAG
- the rplT gene encoding 50S ribosomal protein L20, whose protein sequence is MARVKRAVNAHKKRRAILEQASGYRGQRSRLYRKAKEQVTHSLVYNYNDRKKRKGDFRQLWIQRINAAARANGITYNRFIQGLKAANVEVDRKILAELAVNDAGAFAALVEVAQKALPSDVNAPKAA, encoded by the coding sequence GTGGCACGCGTCAAGCGGGCAGTCAACGCCCACAAGAAGCGCCGGGCGATCCTCGAGCAGGCCTCCGGCTACCGCGGTCAGCGTTCGCGCCTGTACCGCAAGGCCAAGGAGCAGGTCACCCACTCGCTGGTCTACAACTACAACGACCGCAAGAAGCGCAAGGGTGACTTCCGCCAGCTGTGGATCCAGCGCATCAACGCCGCTGCCCGCGCCAACGGCATCACGTACAACCGCTTCATCCAGGGTCTGAAGGCCGCGAACGTCGAGGTCGACCGCAAGATCCTGGCCGAGCTGGCCGTGAACGACGCCGGCGCGTTCGCCGCGCTCGTCGAGGTGGCCCAGAAGGCGCTGCCGTCGGACGTGAACGCGCCGAAGGCTGCGTGA
- the rpmI gene encoding 50S ribosomal protein L35, translating to MPKNKSHSGASKRFKITGSGKVLRERAGKRHLLEHKSSRVTRRLTGNAEMAPGDAKKIKKLLGK from the coding sequence ATGCCGAAGAACAAGTCGCACAGCGGTGCCAGCAAGCGCTTCAAGATCACCGGCTCCGGCAAGGTGCTGCGCGAGCGCGCCGGCAAGCGCCACCTGCTCGAGCACAAGTCGTCCCGAGTGACGCGTCGCCTCACCGGCAACGCCGAGATGGCCCCGGGCGACGCCAAGAAGATCAAGAAGCTTCTCGGCAAGTGA